A window from Lachnoanaerobaculum umeaense encodes these proteins:
- a CDS encoding histidine kinase — protein MKISIIRKSVFIGILCLLLSLILTVLFQIQMTKENRLKMDRIYHSLESETYETLQVQMGKLRVMEGHLIETGGGFQSFEPIADRMLNDGIVRSFLFAPDGIVKGVFPMYGNESVYDLDMNTPGAGNLEAQSAVSKGTLLLAGPFDLVEGGIGICGRMPIYLLDGSGEKKYWGIVAVTLNYPQIFKNSSIDLINDEGFACRIWRVNPDDNSNQTILETKIMVRGNSENVQYNADFFNTEWKFTLEPLVPVYKRKSLWSSLAISILIGLVTGYEFYRTKKLKEMQDEAAKLIIKNLQQKLEQEESKQLLTQIRSHFFYHTLNTLQGLIIMKPEMAVKMVEDFARYLRFNVNTSVNAEELVLFKEEIRATRAYAKINEAQLEGRLRVDFDIPDVNFMIPALTIEPIVENAILHGIKPKAEGGSIRVSLNDDENFWYVKVEDDGVGFDIEELNKAHSIGLKNVKKRMSHFEGCGMDMESIVGIGTKVIIYFSKNGLKYK, from the coding sequence ATGAAAATAAGTATTATAAGAAAATCTGTTTTTATTGGAATATTGTGTTTGCTTTTGAGCCTTATACTAACCGTTTTATTTCAAATACAAATGACAAAAGAAAACAGACTAAAAATGGATAGGATATATCATAGTTTGGAGTCAGAAACTTATGAAACATTGCAGGTACAAATGGGAAAGTTGCGAGTTATGGAAGGTCATTTGATTGAAACCGGAGGAGGTTTTCAAAGCTTTGAACCTATTGCAGATAGAATGCTTAATGACGGGATTGTAAGAAGCTTTTTGTTTGCTCCTGACGGTATTGTTAAAGGAGTGTTTCCAATGTATGGGAATGAATCTGTATATGATTTGGATATGAATACTCCGGGGGCTGGAAACTTGGAGGCACAGAGTGCAGTTTCAAAGGGAACTTTACTATTGGCTGGTCCATTTGATTTAGTAGAAGGTGGTATAGGTATATGTGGAAGGATGCCAATATATCTTCTAGATGGTAGCGGTGAAAAAAAATACTGGGGTATTGTGGCTGTAACACTGAACTATCCGCAGATTTTTAAAAATAGTTCGATAGATTTGATTAATGATGAAGGCTTTGCATGTAGAATATGGAGAGTTAATCCGGATGATAACAGTAATCAGACAATACTTGAAACGAAAATAATGGTTAGGGGAAATTCAGAAAATGTACAATATAATGCAGATTTTTTTAATACAGAATGGAAATTTACATTGGAGCCACTTGTTCCTGTATATAAAAGGAAAAGTCTTTGGAGTAGTTTAGCAATAAGTATTTTGATTGGTTTGGTTACCGGATATGAGTTTTATAGAACAAAAAAGCTTAAAGAAATGCAGGATGAAGCCGCAAAACTTATAATAAAAAATTTGCAACAGAAATTAGAGCAGGAAGAGAGTAAGCAACTATTAACACAGATCAGGTCACATTTTTTTTATCATACACTTAATACTTTGCAAGGGCTTATTATTATGAAACCGGAAATGGCAGTTAAAATGGTAGAGGATTTTGCAAGATATTTGAGATTTAATGTTAATACAAGTGTAAATGCAGAAGAATTGGTACTTTTTAAGGAGGAAATCAGAGCTACAAGAGCATATGCAAAGATAAATGAGGCACAGCTTGAAGGAAGACTTAGAGTGGATTTTGATATTCCAGATGTTAATTTTATGATTCCGGCTTTAACAATAGAACCTATTGTTGAGAACGCTATTTTACATGGAATAAAACCTAAAGCAGAGGGAGGAAGCATAAGGGTTAGTCTAAATGATGATGAAAACTTTTGGTATGTAAAAGTAGAAGATGATGGTGTTGGATTTGATATAGAGGAGTTGAATAAAGCACATTCTATAGGACTGAAAAATGTAAAAAAAAGAATGTCACATTTTGAAGGCTGTGGTATGGATATGGAGAGTATCGTAGGTATAGGAACAAAAGTAATAATATATTTTTCTAAAAATGGATTGAAATACAAGTAA
- the licT gene encoding BglG family transcription antiterminator LicT, producing MIIEKIINNNIVLTHDHKNREIIAMGKGIGFGRKKGDVISEKEIEKIFKIKENELLLKFQDMIADIPLEIVRLTDDIISYAIDVEKLKLSQSIYITLVDHINFSIERFKEDMTPENALMWEIKRFYPQEYAIGLHTLRLIQDRMELSLPDSEAGFIALHFVNAQYSTHMKETLSLPHIMRDIMDIVKSELNVELNENSIHYERFLTHVKFLIQRLYKHEMLHDDDTVFEDMMKEKYPKEFACGKKVARYIENETHSKITRMEMTYLAIHIKRVTMAEE from the coding sequence ATGATCATTGAAAAAATAATCAATAATAACATTGTCTTGACCCATGACCATAAAAATAGAGAGATCATTGCCATGGGTAAGGGCATTGGTTTTGGAAGAAAAAAAGGTGATGTCATATCTGAAAAAGAAATAGAGAAGATTTTTAAAATCAAAGAAAATGAATTACTTCTCAAATTTCAGGATATGATCGCCGACATTCCTCTCGAAATAGTAAGACTTACAGATGATATTATTTCTTATGCAATAGATGTTGAAAAATTAAAGCTAAGTCAAAGTATCTATATTACTCTGGTGGATCATATTAATTTTTCTATCGAAAGATTCAAAGAAGATATGACCCCTGAAAACGCTCTTATGTGGGAGATCAAAAGATTTTATCCACAAGAATATGCAATTGGACTACATACACTGAGGCTCATACAGGATAGAATGGAACTTTCTCTTCCGGATTCAGAAGCCGGTTTTATTGCACTTCACTTTGTAAATGCACAATACAGTACACATATGAAGGAAACTCTAAGCCTACCTCATATTATGCGAGATATTATGGACATTGTAAAAAGTGAATTGAATGTTGAATTGAATGAGAATTCTATTCATTATGAAAGATTTTTAACTCATGTAAAGTTTCTTATTCAAAGACTTTATAAACATGAAATGCTTCATGATGATGATACTGTTTTTGAGGATATGATGAAAGAAAAGTATCCAAAAGAATTTGCCTGTGGAAAAAAGGTGGCTAGGTATATTGAAAATGAAACTCATTCAAAAATAACGAGAATGGAAATGACTTATTTAGCCATTCACATAAAAAGAGTAACTATGGCAGAGGAGTAA
- the araA gene encoding L-arabinose isomerase — MKKVYFIVGSQDLYGRECLDTVAKDSAKMAEFLNEKLANVIDIKLLPIVETSEICIENFKKVMIDEDCVGVITWMHTFSPAKMWIKGLSLLNKPLLHLHTQYNEKLPYDSIDMDFMNLNQSAHGDREYGFILARMGIVHEVVAGYYKHNKVISQIKRFLEVAKAIDFSRHLRVASFGNNMREVAVTDGDRVESQIKYGWECNYYALGDLVKIVDAVSDAEIDKKVEEYLEKYILKTDNIKAVREQAKYEVGLDKFLEENRIGAFTDTFQDLHGLKQLPGISAQNLMARGIGFAPEGDYKTSAFSAVLMKMAEGRDGATGFIEDYTYDLTENEELELASHMLEVPTSFAATKPEIQVLPLGIGGKDDPARLVFDGVTGDGIQVTMVDMGDRFRIICADIELVKQPYPMPKLPVARIMYRHKPNFEIGTAAWCYAGGAHHSIVSTALTREDIAMFAKLTGSELITIGDDTRREDLSRL, encoded by the coding sequence ATGAAAAAAGTATATTTTATAGTAGGAAGTCAGGATTTATATGGTAGAGAATGCCTTGATACTGTTGCAAAAGATAGTGCCAAGATGGCAGAATTTTTGAATGAAAAGCTTGCAAATGTGATAGATATAAAGCTGCTGCCAATTGTGGAAACTTCTGAAATCTGTATAGAAAATTTCAAGAAAGTTATGATAGATGAGGATTGTGTGGGAGTAATCACCTGGATGCATACATTTTCACCTGCTAAAATGTGGATAAAGGGACTGTCATTATTAAATAAGCCTTTATTACATCTACATACACAGTATAATGAGAAGTTGCCATATGACAGTATTGACATGGATTTTATGAATTTGAATCAGTCAGCACATGGTGACAGAGAGTATGGATTTATACTTGCAAGAATGGGTATAGTACATGAGGTTGTGGCAGGATACTATAAGCATAACAAAGTCATTTCACAAATAAAAAGATTCTTGGAAGTGGCAAAGGCTATTGATTTTTCAAGACATTTGAGGGTGGCAAGTTTTGGAAACAATATGCGTGAGGTTGCAGTTACTGATGGAGATAGAGTAGAGAGTCAAATAAAGTATGGCTGGGAGTGCAATTACTATGCACTGGGAGATTTGGTAAAGATAGTAGATGCCGTAAGTGATGCTGAGATAGATAAAAAGGTGGAAGAGTATCTGGAAAAGTATATTCTAAAAACCGATAATATTAAAGCGGTAAGGGAGCAGGCAAAGTATGAAGTAGGACTTGATAAGTTCCTTGAGGAAAATAGAATTGGAGCATTTACAGATACTTTCCAGGATTTACATGGTCTTAAGCAGCTACCGGGTATATCAGCACAAAATCTTATGGCAAGAGGTATAGGCTTTGCACCTGAAGGAGACTATAAAACGAGTGCATTTTCAGCTGTACTTATGAAGATGGCTGAGGGCAGAGATGGAGCAACCGGATTTATAGAGGATTATACATATGACTTAACGGAGAATGAGGAACTTGAACTTGCAAGTCATATGCTGGAAGTACCCACTTCATTTGCAGCAACAAAGCCTGAGATACAGGTATTACCACTTGGAATTGGTGGCAAGGATGATCCGGCAAGACTGGTTTTTGATGGGGTGACAGGAGACGGAATACAGGTTACAATGGTAGATATGGGTGATAGATTCAGAATCATTTGTGCAGATATTGAACTTGTTAAGCAGCCATATCCTATGCCAAAATTGCCGGTTGCAAGAATTATGTACAGACATAAGCCAAATTTTGAGATAGGAACTGCTGCATGGTGTTATGCGGGTGGTGCCCATCACTCTATTGTATCTACTGCACTTACCAGAGAAGATATTGCAATGTTTGCAAAATTGACAGGTAGTGAGCTTATTACAATAGGAGATGATACAAGGAGAGAGGATTTATCACGCCTGTAA
- a CDS encoding xylulokinase, producing the protein MEAKKVIESGDIFLGIEFGSTRIKAVLTDENGEVLGIGIHDWENSFTDGIWTYPLDEILSGLSSCYASIKFDIKEKYGVTIKQIKHMGISAMMHGYMAFDKDMNLLTPFQTWRNSNTEEAAKKLSESFKFNIPLRWTIAHLYQRILDKEEHVEKLNFVTTLSSYIHYMLTGEKNIGIGDASGIFPIDSSTMDYDASMLNIFEEKIKKYKFPWEIREILPKVMVAGQRAGVLTKLGASLLDKDGDLKEGSILCPPEGDAGTGMVATNSIKKGTGNMSAGTSMFAMLVLDKKLNDYYEEIDMVTTPDGYPVAMSHANNGTSDLNAWVGLFREFAKLFGINISDRELFEKLYTNSLNGSVDCGNLMSFGYLSGEGITKLNEGRPMFLRSPKSEFNLANFMRAHLYSSLTAVKVGLDILTEKENVKIKKMMGHGGLFKTKGVGQRYLSAAINAPVEVLDTASEGGAWGIALLALYVSQADKYSLDEFLSKKIFDKNTGSEIMADEIDVKGFKTFTQRYLKAIDIERLSVEKFAE; encoded by the coding sequence ATGGAAGCAAAAAAGGTAATAGAAAGTGGAGATATATTCTTAGGAATTGAGTTTGGATCTACAAGAATAAAAGCTGTTTTGACTGATGAAAATGGAGAGGTACTGGGAATAGGGATCCATGACTGGGAAAATAGCTTTACAGACGGTATTTGGACATATCCTCTTGATGAGATACTTTCAGGACTTTCAAGCTGTTATGCAAGTATAAAGTTCGATATAAAAGAAAAGTATGGAGTGACTATAAAGCAGATAAAACACATGGGTATTAGTGCTATGATGCATGGATACATGGCATTTGATAAGGATATGAATTTGCTTACTCCTTTTCAAACTTGGAGAAATTCAAATACTGAAGAAGCTGCAAAAAAGTTAAGTGAAAGCTTTAAGTTTAATATTCCGCTTAGATGGACAATAGCACATCTATATCAGAGAATACTTGATAAAGAAGAGCATGTAGAGAAGCTTAATTTTGTTACAACATTGTCATCATATATTCACTATATGCTTACAGGTGAAAAGAATATAGGTATAGGTGATGCTTCAGGTATATTCCCGATAGATTCTTCTACTATGGATTATGACGCATCAATGCTTAATATATTTGAAGAAAAGATTAAAAAGTACAAATTTCCATGGGAGATAAGAGAGATATTGCCAAAGGTAATGGTGGCAGGGCAGAGAGCCGGAGTACTCACAAAATTGGGTGCAAGCCTTTTAGATAAAGATGGAGACTTAAAAGAGGGCAGTATACTTTGCCCACCTGAGGGTGATGCAGGTACCGGAATGGTAGCAACCAACTCTATAAAAAAAGGCACAGGAAATATGTCTGCAGGCACAAGTATGTTTGCAATGCTTGTACTTGATAAGAAACTTAATGATTACTATGAGGAAATAGATATGGTGACTACGCCGGACGGATATCCGGTAGCTATGTCACATGCAAATAACGGGACAAGTGATTTGAATGCCTGGGTTGGCTTATTTAGAGAGTTTGCAAAGCTTTTTGGTATAAATATTTCAGATAGAGAATTGTTTGAAAAACTCTATACAAATTCATTAAATGGTAGTGTTGACTGTGGCAATCTGATGTCATTTGGATATCTTTCGGGAGAGGGTATCACGAAGCTAAATGAAGGAAGACCGATGTTTTTAAGAAGCCCTAAGAGTGAGTTCAATCTGGCAAATTTTATGAGAGCACATTTATACAGTTCACTTACAGCAGTTAAGGTGGGACTTGATATCTTAACAGAGAAAGAGAATGTAAAGATAAAGAAAATGATGGGGCATGGAGGACTGTTCAAAACTAAAGGAGTTGGACAAAGGTATCTTTCTGCCGCAATCAATGCTCCCGTAGAAGTGCTTGATACTGCAAGTGAAGGTGGTGCATGGGGAATAGCATTGCTGGCATTATATGTCAGTCAGGCGGATAAGTACAGCTTAGATGAGTTCCTATCTAAGAAGATTTTTGACAAAAATACAGGAAGTGAGATTATGGCTGATGAAATAGATGTGAAAGGATTTAAAACTTTTACACAGAGGTATCTAAAAGCCATAGATATTGAAAGGTTGAGTGTAGAAAAATTTGCTGAGTGA
- a CDS encoding PTS sugar transporter subunit IIA, whose translation MFGLFKKKKNSFLSPMTGKSVSIKEVPDETFSSEMLGKGVAIIPSDGLVTSPTSGKVSMIFETLHAISILADTGEEILIHIGLDTVKMNGDGFSSYVKVGDTVKPKDPLIKADLEKIKSAGFNPITIMLICNSTEFKSVESVTNIPVTNDSEILVVIP comes from the coding sequence ATGTTTGGTTTATTTAAAAAAAAGAAAAATAGTTTTTTAAGTCCTATGACAGGAAAAAGTGTATCTATAAAAGAGGTACCTGATGAAACTTTTTCATCTGAAATGCTTGGTAAGGGTGTTGCCATTATTCCAAGTGATGGTCTTGTCACCTCTCCCACATCCGGAAAAGTAAGTATGATTTTTGAAACATTACATGCTATAAGTATACTGGCAGATACCGGAGAAGAGATTCTTATTCATATCGGACTTGATACTGTAAAGATGAATGGTGACGGTTTTTCTTCCTATGTGAAAGTAGGTGATACCGTAAAACCTAAAGATCCACTTATAAAGGCTGATTTAGAAAAAATAAAGTCAGCCGGATTTAATCCTATTACTATAATGCTCATTTGCAACAGTACTGAATTTAAATCCGTTGAAAGTGTCACAAATATACCTGTGACCAATGATAGTGAAATATTGGTAGTAATACCATAA
- a CDS encoding GntR family transcriptional regulator gives MLSDKNANLKYMKIYNWGKTIIISGVLKYGAKFPSENVLTRKFGFSRETVRGALEYLEDEGLIERVRGSGTYVSYKMEETSKKKVGLILSYFSDYFFPRLYDGIKSIMDEENIQIELAITKNNLNEEANYLKKFLNMNISGIIVEGTKSSFPNPNVKLYEGLAKRNIPIIFIHNHYSNMDFDSIEMSDAKCSYELTKLLLENGHRKICGIFKYDDIQGIERYRGFMECMTEHDIIINDDYIRWYSTKDFDFKFSKSSLNSFYKRTKNCTAMIVYNDEIAYKYAEFLGTKSEKFLKNFSMVSFDDAVLGDRDFKIISGVHPKEKLGRMAARNIIRMLKDKDWISNNYSYRFPVSISGGNSVKIIEE, from the coding sequence TTGCTGAGTGATAAAAATGCCAATCTCAAATACATGAAGATATATAATTGGGGTAAGACTATTATTATAAGCGGTGTTTTAAAATATGGTGCCAAATTTCCAAGTGAAAATGTACTTACAAGAAAGTTTGGATTTTCGAGAGAAACCGTCAGGGGTGCTTTGGAATATCTTGAAGATGAAGGATTGATAGAGAGAGTACGAGGAAGTGGAACCTATGTTTCATATAAGATGGAGGAAACTTCAAAAAAGAAAGTTGGTTTGATTCTCAGCTATTTTTCAGACTACTTCTTTCCCAGATTATATGATGGTATAAAGTCTATTATGGATGAGGAAAATATACAGATTGAATTGGCTATCACAAAGAATAATTTAAATGAAGAAGCCAATTACCTTAAGAAGTTCTTGAATATGAATATATCAGGAATAATAGTAGAGGGTACAAAGTCTTCTTTTCCCAACCCTAATGTTAAGCTGTATGAAGGTTTAGCAAAGAGGAATATTCCTATTATATTTATTCACAATCATTATTCAAATATGGATTTTGACAGTATAGAGATGAGTGATGCAAAATGCAGTTATGAACTCACAAAACTATTGTTAGAAAATGGACATAGAAAAATCTGCGGTATTTTCAAATATGATGATATACAGGGAATAGAGAGATATCGAGGCTTTATGGAATGTATGACAGAGCATGATATTATTATAAATGATGATTATATCAGATGGTATTCGACTAAGGATTTTGATTTTAAATTTTCAAAGTCAAGTCTCAATTCATTTTATAAAAGAACAAAGAACTGTACTGCTATGATTGTATATAATGATGAGATTGCATACAAGTATGCCGAATTTCTTGGTACAAAATCGGAAAAGTTCTTGAAGAATTTTTCAATGGTGTCATTTGATGATGCGGTTTTGGGAGACAGGGATTTTAAGATAATTTCGGGTGTACACCCAAAAGAAAAGCTTGGGAGGATGGCCGCAAGAAATATAATAAGGATGCTAAAGGATAAAGATTGGATAAGCAATAATTATTCGTATAGATTTCCGGTATCTATCAGTGGAGGGAATTCAGTAAAAATAATAGAGGAATAA
- a CDS encoding L-ribulose-5-phosphate 4-epimerase, with protein MLEELKKEVYEANMLLPKYGLVTFTWGNVSGIDESRKYFVIKPSGIEYDKLTPDDMVVMDLAGNRVEGKYNPSSDTKTHLILYQNFKDIGGVVHTHSPYATGFAQAGVDIACMGTTQCDYFYGDIPCIRHLTKEELDEDYELNTGKVIVETFKERNIDYLYIPGCICHSHGPFAWGKDAYAAVHNAVVMEEVAKINLFALSINPDAEKAPKYLQDKHFLRKHGKNAYYGN; from the coding sequence ATGTTAGAAGAATTAAAAAAAGAGGTATATGAGGCAAATATGCTTTTGCCAAAATATGGTCTGGTGACATTTACATGGGGAAATGTATCGGGCATTGATGAAAGCAGAAAATACTTTGTAATAAAACCAAGTGGAATAGAGTATGACAAACTTACACCTGATGATATGGTAGTAATGGACCTTGCCGGAAATCGTGTAGAAGGAAAATATAATCCGTCATCCGATACAAAGACACACCTTATACTATATCAAAACTTTAAGGATATAGGTGGAGTTGTACATACTCATTCCCCATATGCAACAGGATTTGCACAGGCAGGAGTGGATATTGCCTGTATGGGTACTACACAATGTGACTATTTCTATGGGGATATTCCATGTATAAGACATCTCACAAAAGAAGAGCTGGATGAGGATTATGAGCTGAATACAGGCAAGGTAATAGTAGAAACCTTCAAAGAAAGAAATATTGATTATTTATATATACCGGGATGTATATGTCATAGCCATGGTCCTTTTGCATGGGGGAAGGATGCATATGCGGCAGTACATAATGCAGTGGTAATGGAAGAAGTTGCGAAAATAAATTTGTTTGCTTTAAGCATAAATCCGGATGCAGAGAAAGCACCGAAATATTTACAGGATAAGCATTTTTTGAGAAAGCATGGTAAGAATGCTTACTATGGTAACTAG
- a CDS encoding ABC transporter ATP-binding protein, which yields MSVFLQMEHISKRFGNFYANRDISLTVNKGEVLTLLGENGAGKSTLMNILIGLYQPTEGKIFINGNEVKIDSPSQAVKQGIGMVHQHFMLVEAMTVFENIILGDKNSKGIFIDKAARKKEILELSIRYGLNVQLDAFVKDISVGEQQRVEILKALYHGAKLLILDEPTATLTDIETEGLFKIIESLINEDKSVIFISHKMREVLRISTRIAILRLGELVGTLDIDGADGQSLANLMIGKELHETKYDKKISEGDEVLKLSHVKYHPNMKHNGLNDVSMTIKRGEIVGIAGVDGNGQTQLAQMVTGVIAPEEGDIYVDNSKVGRYDPEYFILHGVAHVPEDRNLQGLIGDMSIADNLVLKNIESERFSKGKGALLKKKTIIDYGESAARKYDIRCTSVDQDVRSLSGGNQQKVILARELESSPEVLVVVHPTRGLDIGATNFVHERIIEARDNGVGIILISADLDEILKMSDRILVMFEGQIMGEFSGNNPSVEKISMAMTGNNEVNNNE from the coding sequence TTGAGTGTATTTTTACAAATGGAACATATAAGTAAGAGGTTTGGAAATTTTTATGCAAATAGAGATATATCTCTTACTGTAAATAAGGGTGAAGTGCTAACATTACTCGGAGAAAATGGTGCAGGTAAATCAACCTTGATGAATATTTTAATTGGACTTTATCAACCTACCGAGGGAAAGATTTTTATTAATGGAAATGAAGTGAAAATAGATTCTCCAAGTCAGGCAGTTAAACAAGGTATAGGAATGGTACATCAGCATTTTATGTTGGTGGAAGCTATGACGGTATTTGAAAATATTATACTCGGTGATAAGAACTCAAAAGGGATCTTCATAGATAAAGCGGCAAGAAAAAAGGAGATACTTGAGCTATCAATCAGGTATGGACTAAATGTACAATTAGATGCATTTGTAAAAGATATATCTGTAGGTGAACAGCAAAGAGTAGAGATATTAAAGGCTCTTTACCATGGAGCTAAGTTATTGATTTTAGATGAGCCAACAGCAACACTTACCGATATTGAGACTGAGGGACTGTTTAAAATTATAGAATCCTTGATAAATGAAGATAAAAGTGTTATCTTCATCAGTCATAAGATGAGAGAAGTATTAAGAATATCTACAAGAATTGCAATACTTCGGCTTGGGGAATTGGTTGGAACTTTAGATATAGATGGTGCAGATGGACAGTCACTTGCAAATCTTATGATTGGAAAAGAGCTTCATGAAACAAAGTATGACAAGAAGATTTCTGAAGGTGATGAGGTTCTCAAATTAAGTCATGTAAAGTATCATCCGAATATGAAGCACAATGGATTAAATGATGTAAGCATGACTATAAAGAGAGGAGAAATTGTAGGTATAGCCGGAGTGGATGGAAATGGACAAACACAGCTTGCCCAGATGGTCACCGGAGTCATAGCACCGGAGGAGGGTGATATTTATGTAGATAATAGTAAAGTTGGAAGGTATGATCCCGAGTACTTTATTTTACATGGTGTTGCACATGTGCCTGAGGATAGAAATCTTCAGGGACTTATAGGTGATATGTCAATAGCGGATAATCTCGTTTTAAAGAATATTGAATCTGAAAGATTTAGCAAAGGAAAGGGAGCTTTATTAAAGAAAAAGACAATAATTGATTATGGAGAGAGTGCAGCTAGAAAGTATGATATCCGTTGTACAAGTGTAGATCAGGACGTGAGGAGTTTGTCAGGTGGAAATCAGCAGAAGGTAATCCTTGCCAGAGAATTAGAGTCAAGTCCGGAAGTATTGGTAGTGGTTCATCCAACAAGAGGCTTGGATATAGGAGCAACAAATTTTGTACATGAGCGTATAATTGAAGCAAGGGATAATGGTGTTGGAATAATACTGATAAGTGCAGATCTGGATGAGATATTAAAAATGTCAGATCGTATTTTGGTTATGTTTGAAGGCCAGATTATGGGAGAATTTTCAGGAAATAATCCTTCAGTAGAGAAGATAAGCATGGCAATGACAGGAAACAATGAGGTGAATAATAATGAATAA
- a CDS encoding response regulator codes for MKTILVDDMILDLKLFELKCADLSEFEIVGKFTDPEKAVEYAKSNVVDFAVLDIDMPCMNGMELAQQLREIRGDMIIVFATAHMQYAVDAMKMKADYIIFKPFDRYDIEDVLERAKLLKQRQKKKYYFHTFGLFDLRIHGEPVYFRSGKAKELLALCVYREGQIVTIYELVEKLWGEEQADYPEKTGYRRVIKELSDTLKLYGAEEILIRERGSLRIKKDIVDCDYYEACSGDRGMCLSFQGEFMKQYSWAEEAVFGLYEKKRLIMASM; via the coding sequence ATGAAAACGATCCTTGTGGATGATATGATTTTAGATTTGAAACTCTTTGAATTAAAATGTGCAGATTTGTCAGAGTTTGAAATTGTAGGGAAGTTTACTGATCCTGAAAAGGCTGTAGAATATGCCAAATCTAATGTGGTTGATTTTGCAGTTCTTGATATAGATATGCCTTGTATGAACGGAATGGAACTGGCACAACAATTGCGTGAAATACGTGGAGATATGATTATTGTATTTGCTACTGCCCATATGCAATATGCCGTAGATGCCATGAAGATGAAAGCGGATTATATAATTTTTAAGCCATTTGACAGGTATGATATTGAAGATGTTTTAGAGAGAGCAAAATTGCTTAAACAAAGGCAGAAAAAGAAGTACTACTTCCACACGTTTGGACTTTTTGATTTGAGAATTCACGGAGAACCGGTATATTTTAGATCAGGAAAGGCTAAGGAATTGCTGGCTCTTTGTGTATATAGAGAAGGACAGATTGTAACTATATATGAACTTGTTGAGAAGTTGTGGGGCGAGGAACAGGCTGATTATCCTGAAAAGACAGGATATAGGAGAGTTATTAAAGAATTAAGTGATACATTAAAATTGTATGGTGCAGAAGAAATTTTGATAAGAGAGAGGGGAAGTCTTAGAATAAAAAAGGATATTGTGGATTGCGATTACTATGAGGCATGCTCAGGTGATAGAGGTATGTGCCTATCTTTTCAAGGCGAGTTTATGAAACAGTATTCATGGGCAGAAGAAGCAGTATTTGGTTTATATGAAAAGAAAAGATTGATAATGGCAAGTATGTAG